One region of Arthrobacter sp. StoSoilB22 genomic DNA includes:
- a CDS encoding carbohydrate ABC transporter permease — MTTKVSSPEMKSLHFQPRTPGTTPGDKVVGAVSHTALTIWTLIVILPLLWTFMSSFKTSSEIFASPFALPGEWKLDNYVKAWSDAGIGSAFLNSIIVVAAALVIVMVLGAMCAYVLARYTFPGSRAIYYLMLAGLTFPIFLAMVPLFFVLKNMGLLNTLPGLILVYVGFALPFTVFFLFSFFKSLPHEITEAAALDGAGEWRTFFQVMLPMAKPGLASVAIFNFLGLWNQFLIPVSINAAGPRVLSQELAAFAGQMGYAVDYGALFAAVSVTVIPVLIVYVIFQRQLQGSVSQGTSK; from the coding sequence ATGACAACCAAAGTCTCATCTCCGGAAATGAAGTCGTTGCACTTCCAACCGCGGACTCCGGGAACCACGCCGGGTGACAAAGTGGTGGGAGCGGTGTCGCACACCGCGCTGACCATTTGGACACTGATCGTCATCCTTCCACTCCTGTGGACGTTCATGTCCTCCTTCAAGACCTCCAGCGAGATCTTTGCTTCGCCGTTCGCCTTGCCGGGTGAATGGAAACTGGACAACTACGTCAAGGCTTGGAGCGATGCCGGGATCGGCAGCGCCTTCCTGAACTCCATCATCGTTGTGGCCGCAGCCCTGGTGATCGTGATGGTCCTCGGTGCGATGTGTGCCTATGTGCTGGCCCGCTACACCTTCCCGGGCAGCAGGGCCATCTACTACCTGATGCTCGCCGGCCTGACGTTCCCGATCTTCCTTGCCATGGTTCCGTTGTTCTTCGTCTTGAAGAACATGGGGCTCCTGAACACATTGCCGGGACTCATCCTGGTGTACGTGGGCTTCGCGCTTCCGTTCACGGTGTTCTTCCTCTTCTCCTTCTTCAAGTCACTGCCTCACGAAATCACTGAAGCAGCGGCCCTGGACGGCGCAGGGGAGTGGCGGACGTTCTTCCAGGTCATGTTGCCGATGGCCAAGCCGGGCCTCGCCTCGGTTGCCATCTTCAACTTCCTGGGCCTGTGGAACCAGTTCCTGATTCCGGTATCCATCAACGCCGCCGGTCCGCGCGTCCTGTCGCAGGAACTCGCGGCCTTCGCCGGCCAGATGGGCTATGCGGTGGACTACGGCGCGCTGTTCGCAGCCGTCAGTGTCACGGTCATTCCGGTGCTTATTGTCTATGTGATCTTCCAGCGCCAGCTGCAGGGCTCCGTGTCACAGGGCACCTCAAAGTAG
- a CDS encoding putative quinol monooxygenase produces the protein MIFIVVKFNVKPEWSERWLDLVADFTKATREEPGNLWFDWSRSVDNPNEFVLVEAFQDDAAEAHVNSDHFKKAMADMPQALVETPHIISRQFEGSGWDRMGELTIA, from the coding sequence GTGATCTTTATTGTGGTCAAGTTCAACGTCAAGCCCGAGTGGTCCGAACGGTGGCTGGATTTGGTGGCCGACTTCACCAAGGCGACCCGCGAAGAGCCGGGCAACCTGTGGTTCGACTGGTCCCGCAGTGTGGATAACCCCAACGAGTTTGTCCTGGTGGAAGCCTTCCAGGACGACGCTGCCGAGGCGCACGTCAACAGCGATCACTTCAAGAAAGCCATGGCGGACATGCCGCAGGCTCTCGTGGAGACCCCGCACATTATCAGCCGCCAGTTCGAAGGCAGCGGCTGGGACCGCATGGGTGAGCTCACCATCGCGTAG
- a CDS encoding DUF503 domain-containing protein, whose amino-acid sequence MWIGWIEFDVLLGDVHSLKEKRSLLRPLVAELKRRFEVSAAETGLQDQHRRALVGAAVVAPDHAHLQQVLDAVERFVAARPEFELLSARQRELHSED is encoded by the coding sequence ATGTGGATCGGTTGGATTGAGTTCGACGTCCTTTTGGGCGATGTCCATAGCCTCAAGGAGAAGCGCTCGCTGCTGCGGCCCCTGGTAGCCGAGCTGAAGCGGCGCTTCGAGGTCTCTGCTGCCGAAACCGGGCTTCAGGACCAGCATCGTCGGGCGCTGGTTGGAGCCGCTGTGGTGGCCCCGGATCACGCGCATCTCCAACAAGTGCTCGACGCCGTTGAACGCTTCGTGGCCGCCCGGCCTGAGTTCGAGCTGCTCAGCGCACGGCAGCGGGAGCTGCACAGCGAGGATTAG
- a CDS encoding GGDEF domain-containing protein encodes MELDAFSVRVALGVVTVTLLMLFCTSFHRTRSPYAGWWSLALLEFMAGNAAFLLNGTSHQVWANPVGNVLVVAGAFSVWAGAKTLRDRKAKLWQLAVGPAVTAIASFLESPGNNVWSGGFVYLAMMTVGIALAAYDLWFIKSSHSQVHRALSIAAGLLAAYYLGRWVVYALEGPASYTFRTYFGPGPSALISMVLLVTVSFSMTALTSDQLIKGLRERATRDHLTGLLNRGAFLDLATTELDRLHSTGSGAAVILADLDHFKAVNDEHGHGAGDVALRAFAEACSASVRSTDLIGRYGGEEFVLFLPGATQDRAENIATEISRRMAEFPAPGGVVFPTISYGVTSSIPASADLNFMIEVADAALYSAKAQGRNRIVGADRPEAATIADEARS; translated from the coding sequence ATGGAGCTCGATGCATTCTCGGTAAGAGTAGCTCTGGGCGTGGTCACCGTGACGCTCCTGATGCTGTTCTGTACTTCCTTCCACCGAACCCGCTCGCCGTACGCAGGCTGGTGGAGCCTGGCCTTGCTCGAGTTCATGGCGGGCAACGCCGCCTTCCTCCTCAATGGAACCTCCCATCAGGTGTGGGCAAACCCCGTGGGCAACGTCCTCGTGGTGGCAGGCGCCTTCAGCGTGTGGGCCGGAGCGAAGACCCTCCGGGACCGGAAGGCCAAGCTGTGGCAGCTGGCTGTTGGTCCTGCCGTCACCGCTATCGCATCCTTTCTGGAAAGCCCCGGGAACAACGTCTGGTCCGGTGGTTTTGTCTATCTGGCCATGATGACCGTGGGCATAGCCTTGGCCGCCTATGACCTGTGGTTCATCAAGTCTTCCCACTCCCAAGTCCACAGAGCCCTCTCCATAGCCGCAGGCCTGCTGGCCGCCTACTACCTGGGACGCTGGGTGGTTTATGCGTTGGAAGGACCGGCCAGTTACACGTTCCGCACGTACTTTGGGCCTGGACCTTCAGCCCTCATCTCCATGGTCCTCCTGGTCACCGTTTCCTTCAGCATGACGGCCCTGACCAGCGACCAACTCATCAAAGGCCTTCGCGAACGTGCTACCCGCGACCACCTGACAGGGCTCCTCAACCGCGGAGCCTTCCTTGACCTTGCCACCACCGAACTTGACCGCTTGCATTCAACGGGTTCCGGGGCAGCTGTTATCCTGGCCGATCTGGATCACTTCAAGGCCGTTAACGATGAACACGGCCACGGAGCCGGGGATGTGGCCTTGCGCGCCTTCGCCGAAGCATGCTCAGCCTCGGTGCGGTCCACGGACCTCATCGGACGCTATGGCGGGGAAGAATTCGTTCTCTTCCTGCCGGGGGCAACACAGGACCGAGCAGAGAACATCGCCACCGAAATCAGCCGCCGAATGGCAGAATTTCCAGCCCCTGGCGGCGTGGTGTTTCCCACCATCAGCTACGGAGTGACGTCAAGCATTCCCGCGTCCGCTGACCTCAATTTCATGATCGAGGTAGCTGACGCAGCCCTTTACAGCGCAAAAGCGCAAGGGAGAAACAGGATTGTAGGAGCCGACCGCCCGGAGGCGGCCACTATAGCGGATGAGGCACGATCATGA
- a CDS encoding bifunctional diguanylate cyclase/phosphodiesterase — MSATKPHKLLSVDSRIQKLELHVQALMTELHLARYEQRRDALTDPLTGLGNRQALENAFSEAQAAAAKGAVPPALLLMNLDGFRALKNSAGHAAADQILITVAMRIRSAVREDDVVTRLGGDEFAVLLPATAHSRATAVGNRILAALEPNIDLGNNSIRCGASVGLRTAEPHHSIEDLLQEADLAMEESKNEGRNKLKVFDPATLHARLLQRQIVGELREAIRSDQLVLYYQPIVELATGRIEGCEALVRWKHPVHGLIMPDQFIPVAEATGLIAELGRWVLRTAVGQLRRWRDAPATAHQDFSMRINVSAADLQSLEFVDDVSQALAGQGVAPESLVLELTESAIIHNNELDRYTLASLHRLGVGLEIDDFGAGYSSMGYLRKLPVDRVKVDRQFVKDLGKDPSQLDFLAAIQQVIRSCGLEGVWEGIETSEQAEALRSIGCASGQGYYFGRPLPEAEFTEQLMLLRTWPA, encoded by the coding sequence GTGAGTGCCACGAAGCCCCACAAGCTTCTCTCCGTCGATTCGCGGATCCAGAAACTGGAGTTACACGTCCAGGCCCTGATGACGGAACTCCATCTTGCCCGGTACGAACAGCGCCGGGACGCTCTTACCGATCCACTCACCGGGCTCGGCAACCGCCAGGCCTTGGAGAATGCTTTCTCCGAAGCCCAGGCAGCTGCTGCCAAGGGTGCCGTACCCCCTGCCCTGCTCCTCATGAATCTGGACGGTTTCAGGGCACTGAAGAACTCCGCAGGCCATGCCGCGGCGGACCAGATTCTGATCACCGTCGCCATGCGCATCCGGTCAGCCGTGCGGGAGGACGACGTCGTCACCCGCCTGGGTGGGGACGAATTCGCTGTGCTGTTGCCCGCCACCGCGCACAGCCGGGCCACCGCCGTCGGGAACCGCATCCTGGCCGCGCTGGAACCGAACATAGACCTCGGGAACAACAGCATCCGCTGCGGCGCCAGCGTCGGCCTGCGCACCGCGGAGCCGCATCACAGCATCGAGGACCTTCTCCAAGAGGCCGATCTGGCCATGGAAGAGTCCAAGAATGAGGGCCGGAACAAACTCAAAGTGTTCGATCCCGCAACCCTGCATGCACGGCTGCTGCAGCGGCAGATCGTGGGCGAACTCCGCGAAGCCATCCGTTCGGACCAGCTGGTCCTTTACTACCAGCCGATCGTGGAGCTCGCCACCGGCAGGATCGAGGGCTGCGAGGCTTTGGTCCGGTGGAAACACCCCGTCCATGGCCTGATCATGCCGGACCAGTTCATCCCCGTTGCCGAGGCCACCGGCCTGATCGCGGAGTTGGGCAGATGGGTCCTGCGGACGGCCGTGGGCCAGTTGCGGCGGTGGCGGGATGCCCCGGCCACCGCACACCAGGACTTCTCCATGAGGATCAATGTCTCTGCTGCCGATCTCCAAAGCCTGGAATTCGTGGACGACGTCAGTCAGGCATTGGCGGGGCAAGGCGTGGCCCCGGAATCACTGGTGCTGGAGCTCACCGAGAGTGCCATCATCCACAACAACGAGCTTGACCGTTACACCCTGGCGAGCCTGCACAGGCTCGGTGTGGGGCTTGAGATCGACGACTTCGGGGCCGGCTACTCGTCCATGGGATACCTGAGGAAACTGCCCGTAGACCGGGTGAAGGTGGACCGACAGTTCGTGAAGGACCTGGGCAAAGATCCTTCACAGCTGGACTTCCTGGCCGCAATACAGCAGGTCATCCGCTCCTGCGGCTTGGAGGGTGTGTGGGAGGGGATTGAGACCTCCGAACAAGCAGAAGCGCTCCGGAGCATAGGCTGCGCGAGCGGGCAGGGCTACTACTTTGGCAGGCCGTTGCCGGAGGCCGAGTTCACCGAACAGCTGATGTTGCTGCGGACCTGGCCTGCCTAA
- the purL gene encoding phosphoribosylformylglycinamidine synthase subunit PurL: MTTETTKKFNIDTVEHAAKTPDTELPWAELGLKQNEFDEIVKVLGRRPTGAELAMYSVMWSEHCSYKSSKNHLRQFGEKVTEEMKKDMLVGIGENAGVTNLGDGWAVTFKIESHNSPSFVEPYQGAATGIGGIVRDIISMGARPVAVMDPLRFGAIDHPDTARVMHGAVAGIGGYGNCLGLPNIGGEMVFDSVYQGNPLVNALAVGVMRHEDIRLANASGKGNKVVLFGARTGGDGIGGASVLASESFDDTKPSKRPAVQVGDPFAEKVLIECCLELFKGSLVEGIQDLGAAGISCATSELASNGDGGMEVELTSVLLRDPTLTPGEILMSESQERMMAVVTPENIAAFEAVMDKWAVEYSWLGEVTDTGRLIITWEGEVIVDVDPRTVAHDGPVYDRPFARPEWQDSVQANAFTGSVEDAGRPSAPTELAAAVTELVASPNMCSKAWITKQYDRYVGGNTAMAFPDDAGVVRVDEETGLGVALATDANGRYTYLEPYQGAQLALAEAYRNVATSGAVPMAVSDCLNFGSPEDPDVMWQLAEAIRGLSDACMELGIPVTGGNVSLYNQTGTTPIHPSPVVAVLGKLDDVARRTPSGWREDGQAIYLLGTTAAELDGSEWSNLRGHLGGLPPKVDLAAERALGEILINASRDGMVDAAHDLSEGGLAAALVESSLRYGVGARIALEELMERDGVDLFTALFSETQARAIVSVPRSEEVRFKDMCTARGFAHLRIGVVDAAGGKLEINGVDELSLDALREAHEGTLPKYFG, encoded by the coding sequence GTGACCACGGAAACCACCAAGAAGTTCAACATCGACACCGTTGAGCACGCTGCCAAGACCCCGGACACGGAACTCCCGTGGGCCGAGTTGGGCTTGAAGCAGAACGAATTCGACGAGATCGTCAAGGTTCTCGGCCGCCGCCCCACCGGTGCCGAGCTGGCCATGTACTCCGTCATGTGGAGCGAGCACTGCTCCTACAAGTCCTCCAAGAACCACCTCCGCCAGTTCGGCGAGAAGGTCACCGAGGAAATGAAGAAGGACATGCTGGTTGGCATCGGCGAGAACGCCGGCGTCACCAATTTGGGCGACGGCTGGGCCGTGACGTTCAAGATCGAGTCCCACAACTCTCCGTCGTTCGTTGAGCCTTACCAGGGTGCCGCTACCGGCATCGGCGGCATCGTCCGCGACATCATCTCCATGGGCGCACGCCCGGTTGCCGTGATGGACCCGCTGCGTTTCGGCGCGATCGACCACCCGGACACCGCCCGCGTCATGCACGGTGCTGTTGCCGGCATCGGCGGCTACGGCAACTGCCTGGGCCTGCCGAACATCGGCGGCGAAATGGTGTTCGACTCCGTATACCAGGGCAACCCGCTGGTGAACGCACTCGCCGTAGGCGTCATGCGCCACGAGGACATCCGCCTGGCCAACGCATCCGGCAAGGGCAACAAGGTTGTCCTGTTCGGCGCGCGCACCGGCGGCGACGGAATCGGCGGCGCTTCGGTGCTGGCCTCGGAGTCCTTCGATGACACCAAGCCCTCCAAGCGTCCGGCCGTCCAGGTGGGCGACCCCTTCGCTGAGAAGGTCCTCATTGAGTGCTGCCTGGAGCTCTTCAAGGGCTCGCTGGTTGAAGGCATCCAGGACCTCGGCGCTGCAGGAATATCCTGCGCCACGTCCGAGCTCGCGTCCAACGGTGATGGCGGCATGGAAGTGGAGCTGACTTCGGTCCTGCTCCGCGACCCCACACTGACCCCGGGCGAGATCCTTATGTCCGAGTCGCAGGAACGCATGATGGCCGTGGTCACCCCGGAGAACATCGCAGCGTTCGAAGCTGTGATGGACAAGTGGGCCGTGGAGTACTCCTGGTTGGGTGAGGTCACCGATACCGGCCGCCTCATCATCACCTGGGAAGGCGAAGTAATCGTCGACGTCGATCCCCGCACCGTTGCGCACGACGGCCCGGTCTACGACCGTCCGTTCGCCCGCCCGGAGTGGCAGGACTCTGTGCAGGCCAACGCCTTCACCGGTTCCGTGGAGGACGCAGGCCGTCCGTCGGCTCCCACCGAGCTGGCTGCAGCCGTCACCGAACTCGTTGCGTCACCGAACATGTGCAGCAAGGCCTGGATCACCAAGCAGTATGACCGCTACGTTGGCGGCAACACTGCCATGGCGTTCCCGGATGATGCCGGCGTGGTCCGCGTTGACGAGGAAACCGGCCTGGGCGTTGCCTTGGCCACCGACGCCAACGGCCGCTACACCTACCTCGAGCCCTACCAGGGTGCACAGCTCGCACTGGCTGAGGCCTACCGCAACGTGGCCACCTCCGGCGCCGTTCCGATGGCCGTCAGCGACTGCCTGAACTTCGGTTCCCCCGAGGATCCGGATGTCATGTGGCAGCTGGCCGAAGCCATCCGTGGCCTCTCCGACGCCTGCATGGAGCTGGGTATCCCGGTAACCGGCGGCAACGTCTCGCTTTACAACCAGACCGGCACCACGCCCATCCACCCCTCCCCTGTGGTGGCAGTCCTGGGCAAGCTGGACGACGTCGCCCGCCGCACGCCGTCGGGCTGGCGCGAGGACGGCCAGGCCATCTACCTGCTGGGCACCACCGCAGCAGAGTTGGACGGTTCCGAGTGGTCCAACCTCCGCGGACACCTTGGTGGCCTGCCGCCGAAGGTTGACCTCGCAGCCGAGCGTGCATTGGGCGAAATCCTGATCAACGCTTCCCGTGACGGCATGGTTGACGCAGCACACGACCTCTCCGAAGGTGGCCTCGCGGCTGCCTTGGTGGAGTCCTCGCTGCGCTACGGCGTCGGCGCACGCATCGCCCTTGAAGAGCTCATGGAGCGCGACGGCGTGGACCTGTTCACAGCACTCTTCTCCGAAACGCAGGCCCGGGCCATCGTGTCCGTACCGCGCTCCGAGGAAGTCCGCTTCAAGGACATGTGCACGGCCCGTGGCTTCGCCCACCTCCGGATCGGCGTTGTTGACGCTGCCGGTGGAAAGCTGGAGATCAACGGCGTGGACGAGCTCTCCTTGGACGCTCTCCGCGAAGCACACGAAGGCACCCTGCCGAAGTACTTCGGCTAA
- the purQ gene encoding phosphoribosylformylglycinamidine synthase subunit PurQ, whose amino-acid sequence MTSIPLIGEAVAVAAEPRLAGAKIGVVTFPGTLDDRDAARAVRLAGGTAVSLWHADTELGDVDAVIIPGGFSYGDYLRAGAISRFAPLMSKIIDAANSDAKLPVLGICNGFQILTESHLLPGSMIKNDHLKFICRDQTLRVENANTAWTVDYTDGQEIIVPLKNQDGQYIADEKTLDALEAEGRVVFRYVGFNPNGSRRDIAGISNAAGNVVGLMPHPEHAVETGFGPESLDGAPRDTDGLGFFTSVLTKIVGGDK is encoded by the coding sequence ATGACGTCGATCCCCCTGATTGGCGAGGCTGTGGCCGTCGCCGCAGAACCCCGCTTGGCCGGCGCCAAGATCGGCGTCGTCACCTTCCCCGGCACCTTGGACGACCGCGACGCCGCACGTGCAGTGCGCCTCGCAGGCGGCACCGCCGTTTCGCTCTGGCATGCAGACACCGAACTGGGCGATGTTGACGCTGTCATCATCCCCGGCGGTTTCTCCTACGGCGACTACCTCCGCGCCGGTGCCATCTCGCGCTTCGCTCCGTTGATGTCCAAGATCATTGACGCCGCGAACTCCGACGCAAAGCTCCCGGTTTTGGGTATTTGCAATGGTTTCCAGATCCTGACCGAGTCGCACCTGCTGCCCGGCTCCATGATCAAGAACGACCACCTGAAGTTCATTTGCCGCGACCAGACGTTGCGCGTGGAAAACGCCAACACTGCGTGGACCGTGGACTACACCGACGGCCAGGAAATCATTGTGCCGTTGAAGAACCAGGACGGCCAGTACATCGCCGACGAAAAGACCCTGGATGCCCTCGAGGCTGAGGGCCGCGTGGTGTTCCGCTACGTGGGCTTCAACCCGAACGGCTCCCGCCGCGACATCGCGGGCATCTCCAACGCCGCGGGCAACGTGGTGGGCCTCATGCCGCACCCCGAGCACGCTGTGGAGACCGGCTTCGGCCCGGAGTCCCTAGATGGGGCTCCCCGCGACACCGACGGCCTGGGCTTCTTCACCTCCGTACTGACCAAGATTGTGGGAGGCGACAAGTGA
- the purS gene encoding phosphoribosylformylglycinamidine synthase subunit PurS yields MPRIVVDVMPKPEILDPQGKAIVGALPRLGFNSFSAVRQGKRFELTVDGEVTDAILAQAREAAETLLSNPVIEDVVNVEVVEA; encoded by the coding sequence ATGCCCCGGATCGTCGTTGACGTCATGCCCAAGCCCGAGATTCTGGACCCCCAGGGGAAAGCCATCGTGGGTGCACTGCCCCGCCTCGGCTTCAACAGCTTCAGCGCAGTCCGCCAGGGCAAGCGTTTCGAACTGACCGTCGACGGCGAGGTGACCGACGCTATCCTGGCCCAGGCCCGCGAAGCTGCCGAGACCCTCCTGTCCAACCCGGTGATCGAGGATGTTGTCAACGTCGAGGTCGTCGAGGCCTGA
- a CDS encoding DUF1540 domain-containing protein: MTEHIAEVSACSVGSCGFNHDGCTAFGITIGGSQDHASCATFIDTNAMGGLPKVLAHVGACQRSECVHNNNLMCEAHDVKVGPGREAADCLTYEHS, from the coding sequence ATGACCGAACACATTGCCGAAGTATCCGCCTGTAGCGTTGGCAGCTGCGGATTCAACCATGACGGCTGCACAGCCTTTGGCATCACCATTGGTGGCAGCCAGGACCACGCTTCCTGCGCCACGTTCATTGACACCAATGCCATGGGTGGCCTTCCCAAGGTCCTCGCCCACGTTGGTGCCTGCCAGCGCTCCGAGTGCGTCCACAACAACAACCTCATGTGCGAGGCACATGACGTCAAGGTGGGTCCCGGCCGCGAAGCTGCCGACTGCCTGACGTACGAGCACTCCTGA
- a CDS encoding manganese catalase family protein has product MYLHTQLLINEIAADEPDPAAANALQEGLGGQFGEMRTMMQYLFQSMNFRGDAASKPYKDLLQGIGTEEISHVELIGTTISQLLDGSPRYQGEKSDPVDQPGAGGSTPLKIALDTSNIHHYLVGAQGALPVDAAGNPWSGSYVYNSGNLVLDLLYNLMLESTGRLQKCRIYEMTDNKTARSTIAYLIVRDQAHENAYAKALESLGVNWGKLLPIPKTNAEQFPEVKKLLDKGLQSIQYTFSADNLSEAGKLYRGASPSNDGTELSTDVMPDGFPMTVSPERKEEFAPGLDPELMALIQATAEQEMKDADSPKEAKSTSAKKK; this is encoded by the coding sequence ATGTACCTGCACACCCAGCTTCTCATCAATGAAATCGCCGCCGACGAGCCGGATCCTGCAGCCGCCAATGCCCTCCAGGAAGGCCTGGGCGGCCAGTTCGGCGAGATGCGCACCATGATGCAATACCTGTTCCAGAGCATGAATTTCCGGGGTGACGCGGCATCGAAACCGTACAAGGATCTACTGCAGGGCATCGGCACTGAAGAGATCAGCCATGTGGAGCTCATCGGAACCACCATTTCCCAGCTCCTTGACGGCTCACCCCGCTATCAGGGCGAGAAGTCCGATCCCGTGGACCAGCCGGGCGCAGGGGGATCTACTCCCTTGAAGATCGCACTGGACACCAGCAACATCCACCACTACTTGGTGGGTGCTCAAGGTGCCTTGCCCGTGGATGCCGCCGGTAACCCGTGGAGCGGCTCGTACGTCTACAACAGCGGCAACCTGGTGCTGGACCTGCTCTACAACCTGATGTTGGAGTCAACGGGCAGGCTGCAAAAGTGCCGAATCTACGAAATGACAGACAACAAGACCGCGCGTTCCACCATCGCGTACCTGATTGTCCGGGACCAGGCGCACGAGAATGCTTATGCCAAGGCATTGGAGAGTCTGGGCGTTAACTGGGGCAAGCTGCTGCCCATACCCAAGACCAACGCCGAGCAGTTCCCGGAGGTGAAGAAGCTCCTGGACAAGGGACTGCAGAGCATCCAGTACACCTTCAGCGCTGACAATCTCAGCGAAGCAGGCAAACTCTACCGGGGAGCTTCTCCGTCAAACGACGGAACCGAGTTGAGCACCGACGTCATGCCCGACGGGTTCCCCATGACCGTCTCACCGGAACGCAAGGAAGAATTTGCGCCCGGCCTTGATCCGGAATTGATGGCCCTGATCCAAGCCACGGCAGAACAGGAAATGAAGGACGCGGACAGCCCCAAGGAAGCCAAGTCCACGTCGGCCAAGAAGAAATAA
- a CDS encoding NAD(P)-dependent oxidoreductase, whose product MKILVPDTIELDLSALEDQVFVYQVDQPIPAEHRDAEVLVVWRNTSDNLSDAARSMPHLRLVQTLAAGPDSVLSAGFADGVAVTSGRSLHDGPVAEHALALILSAVRRLDVLLDSQKSATWNAPYNAEQSNPATQQLYTLDGAKVTIWGFGSIAGRLAPLLAALGATVIGVANSAGERYGFPVVSTEELQDVLATTDVLISILPATPETADSLNKEILAALPSTAVFVNVGRGATVDEEALLAALTEGRLRVAALDVTKIEPLPSNSPLWNAPNLIITPHVAGNRPKGSARLVTENVTALKEGKPLTNQVAG is encoded by the coding sequence GTGAAAATCCTCGTCCCGGACACCATCGAGCTGGACCTCTCCGCCCTCGAGGACCAGGTCTTCGTCTATCAGGTGGACCAGCCGATCCCCGCAGAACACCGGGACGCCGAGGTCCTGGTTGTCTGGCGGAACACTTCGGACAATCTGTCCGACGCCGCCCGCTCGATGCCCCATCTCAGGTTGGTGCAGACACTCGCGGCCGGCCCCGACTCCGTTCTCTCCGCCGGCTTTGCGGACGGCGTTGCGGTGACGTCCGGCCGATCCCTCCACGACGGCCCCGTGGCCGAACATGCGCTGGCATTGATCCTGTCCGCTGTCCGCCGCTTGGACGTGCTGCTCGATTCCCAGAAGTCAGCCACCTGGAACGCTCCCTACAACGCGGAACAGTCCAACCCCGCTACCCAACAGCTGTACACGCTCGACGGCGCCAAGGTCACCATCTGGGGCTTCGGCTCCATCGCAGGGCGGCTCGCTCCCCTGCTGGCCGCACTGGGCGCGACGGTCATCGGCGTCGCCAACTCCGCGGGCGAACGCTATGGCTTCCCCGTGGTCTCAACCGAAGAACTGCAGGATGTCCTCGCTACAACCGATGTCCTGATCTCCATACTGCCCGCCACCCCGGAAACCGCCGACTCCCTGAACAAAGAGATCCTCGCCGCCCTGCCGTCCACGGCAGTCTTTGTGAACGTTGGGCGCGGTGCCACCGTTGACGAAGAAGCTCTTCTCGCAGCTCTTACCGAGGGCCGCCTGCGCGTAGCGGCACTGGACGTGACCAAGATTGAGCCCCTCCCCTCCAACTCCCCACTGTGGAACGCCCCGAACCTGATCATCACGCCGCACGTTGCAGGCAACCGACCCAAAGGCTCGGCTCGCCTGGTCACAGAGAACGTCACCGCACTAAAGGAAGGCAAGCCGCTCACCAACCAAGTGGCCGGCTAG